Sequence from the Orcinus orca chromosome 11, mOrcOrc1.1, whole genome shotgun sequence genome:
ACTACATCCCCCAGGAAGCACTGCGGCACCACACAGATTCTTTATTAGTAGCTACAGATTTTAAGATGTCCTGGGACCTGTAGTTTGTCAGTTTCTCCAGCTCCCCTTTTACACGTAACAGGGAAACCATACTGTACGTCTTAAAAGAACCCAACCTTAGGGTTCTAGGCAGCCACAGCAAAGACCTAACACTGCCCAGGAAAGGCATTCTCCTCCAATATCCTAAATTTTGGACTCCAGAGTTTTACCTTCATTTCTGGGTGTAAATTTGAAAGCCTTAGTTTTTTCCAGTTGTAACAGAAACACAGAGAGGAAAGCTGAAGTCAAGAGAACCCCACACGCACACATTTCTAATGAGATAGATGACActcaataatatttttgtttttattttataaaacatgcagtttaagacaaaaattttaaaaaaataacaagaaaacaaaacctggAACAGGAGAGTGGATGGAAGACAGATGCTTCTCAGCTGTCAACAGGAGTGAAGCCAGCAATGAAGCTTTGTCTAGGACCCAAAGGCCCTTTCGGCAATAATAATGTTGGCAACACTGGTTTGCTTGGGACCACCAGACTCTAAATGCTGGCCCCTCCAGGCAACCCTCAAGCAGTCAGACTTAAGCTAGGTCTTGAGCTATTGTTGTATCCTGTCATTGTCCTGGACTTCAGTACTTAGCCAACTAGAAACTGAGAGTTTTGGTTCCAGGAGCTTCTTTGCCTGGGCATTAATTACCCAGGATATCTATTAAGAATATGAATTACTTTCCATCTGGGTCAATTCTAGACTCTGTTTCTGGCCCACTATTTTGCAAAGGATGAAAAAGGAATCTGGCTCCTAGACCCTTTGCAACAGTTCTGCTGCATTCCAGTTCTATTAATAGCACCATCTGTAGACCCTGAGCAAGTCCAATTCTGGAAGTAGACAGGGTATAGCCAACTTGGGAAGCCATCTCCCACTTCTAGGGCCACAGAAAACTGAAGGGAGAGGGAATTGTTCGTTGGGAGAGGGTGAGGTCAGAGCGCCAGCACTGAAGAGAAGACAGCTGCATCTGTCAGAGACAAAACAAAGAGCATTGACTCCTAAGATGAGTGGAGAAAAAGCACCTGGGGCACTTCTTATGAAGGAaaaatgcaagaggaaagagggcGTGGACCTGCCCCAAACATTTTAGAACTTGGCAAGAAGAGGTTAGGACCAATAGAGAGTTTCAATAATAAAATCAATTTCACTGAatgttttgaggattaagtgctttgtaaactgttaAGTGCTTTATACTACAACCTGTTGGGGCGGTACTGTTGttaacatcatcatcattctTATTATAATCTTATTATAATCTTCACATATACAACCAAAACCCACCCAGTCCAGCTTCCCCTGTCCCATCCCAGGCCTTACTCTTGGGACTTGTCTGGCCCTCGGGCTCAGGCACCTTCCAGTCCATCTTTCGGCCTTTCTCGTAAAGGCCCTTGAGCACTTTGTGGAAGGACTCAGGCTCAGTGCCATTTTTGCTTAGTTCCAGATACTTTCGGTAAAGCTGAAGGGCTGTGCGGGCATCCTCAATACTGTCATGGGTCTCCCCTTGAATCTTCAAGTCTGGGGAAAGTAGAGGTGGAATAGTTTGGGGCCTAGCAAAGGGAGGTAAGGACATGTCCTCTACTCACACTCCCAACTCccaataaacaacaacaaaaaaaccctgactaCCCTTAAGGGAAAGAGCCAAACATCAACCCTAGTGCACAGAAGGGATACTGAAGCTAATTAAATCCATCAGTAACTCTCACCACTAACCCAGGGTCGTAGCTACTCCCCTTGGCCTCTCACACATTTTCATGCTCTTGCTGACCACAGCAAGAGCTACAAGGCAGAGCAACTCACCCAGAAAGTACCAAGCAAGGAATCGCAGGGAAATCATTCGTTTTCGGGGCATGTGAAATAGATAAACAGTGTCAAGGACTTGGTCCTTGGGCACCTGCCAGGGATAAAAGAGTGGGAGACTGAAGGTaggggatccataatttcccaTTTTCCAAAAGCACAATGTATACCCTGGGGGGCCCACACACAAAGAAAGACTCTTAAAAGAGCCCTGCCCGAACCATGAGGTTGATGACCCGGAAGTCCTTCTGCAGACCGTGACCCACAAACTTGACTCCAATGTCTATGAGAAAACGAAGCTTTAAGTAGGTAGACTTTAGAGTTGTAAGGTGCTTAGAGGAAATCTTGGCATCAAGGTCTCCTGGCTTTATCCCTGAGTACTGAGTCAAGTAATCCACCACCTAGGGATAGAGAAAAGGTCAAGCGACCCAGGAAACGAGGTGCACAGTTCCCCCTGCCACTCTTCCCTGGGTTCTAGGGCACTCTATATAAGCACAGGGTCTCTCTCACTTGCATCTCCACATCCTATTACCTGCTCCTGGGTAGAGATGTAGTCATCAATGAAGGGGATACCCTCATTGGGTCCCTGGCCCCTAACGCAGGTAATCCTCGCTACTGACATCTGGCTTGGCTTGATGGTAGACTTGGTGCCATCGCTGCGCAGCTCTGCTTCTTCCTATATGAGAAGAGTTCATAAGGAAATCAGAGAAATGCTTATGACTCCTAATATCCCCAGAGTTCTGTTCTAACACCCCACCCTTTTTGGTCTTGGTTACCTCATTAAGGGTGACAAACTCAGCGTCCAGGCCCACCAAGTCCCCAACCTGTGGCATCTCATTCAGCATCAGGGGAATAAAGGTCGTATGTGTCTTCCGCTGCTTCCGTGCTAATGAGGCTTCAGCCAGCAGAACACTTGCCTCGATGGGGTTCTTAACTGGAAGGGAGAATCCAGAAGACAAGATGGCTCGGGAGAGGGAAGTGACCAGGGGAGGGAAGCTGGAGTGGCTACCAGAGACCAGGTCTACACTGTTATCCCAATAATCAAAGCATGTGAGTAAAAAGATCATGTCTGATGGACAGAGGAGGTAGACAGAACAGGTCAAATCAGAAAATTATCGGGAAATATgctaaaaaaagccaaaaaagttAACAGAGAGGAAGGAGTAAGATTCTCACTTTAGACTTTACCTTAgtaaatccagaaaaataaagttacagagAAACTATGGTTTAAAGGCATCAAAAAGGGACTTAATAAGGAGTTCATCACCAAAAAAAGAGCTCTTCACTTGGGGATAAGAATGGTTAGTCTCAAAATCATAACCTTAGCCATTTTGATCACACTTCCCCCCCATCACCTCTTCCCTCGACACCCTCAGTATCTCCAGATTCTAAATTTAAGGCCTGATGAGCAGGAATTGCTCTACTGTCCCTGGAAATATTAACACTGGTCGCCAGTCCTAATCTTAACAAGCTATTTCCCAGATCTCTTCCTGAGACCAATCTAATTGCCCACACCCTTGGATCTACACTGTATCACTTACTGTTCAGGTTGTATTTGGAATTAAGATTCCTTTTGATGTAATAAAGGATAGCAGGCACTTTCCAATTCATGTCAAACTGCACAGCTTCATGctataaaagaaaaagcacttAATGGCCTACATATATGCCCCTTTTCCCTTTATCCCAAGTCAGAGAGAAGACAGGACTCAGGTGCTATTTTTAGCtctgctttttattattgaggccccatccctccctctgAATCTGCCTGGCACTCTCTCAGGCACTGAGGATGAGGATGctaaaaaaagggagatgaaagGGGGAACGGAATGTATTACAACTAACCTTATCAATAGGTTCAATGAGAAAGTCGTTGAAGAGATACCACTGCTGGTGGGTAACACCCTGTGGAGATACAGAGACACAGTGATGCCAAAGTGATGGCTGGAGCATTCTGGCTCAGACTTCAGATAAGGACAGACCTGGGACTCCACTGTGGCCACCACCAGGAGTGTCCCTGCCCTGTATTACCTCACTCACCTCCTTGCGCTGGTGGTAGGTCTCTCCGACTTTGATGTGAGCCACCAGGCTGCCCCCTGTGCGTGAGTCCAGGATGTGTACCACAGTAGCCATCAGGTCATACACATAGACACCATGCTCCTCCTCTGCCCTGGCTGGGCCCCACTGTGAGGGGGGGTACCCAGGCTGCTAAGCTAAGTTTAAggatgaggaaggaaggggaatggGGATAGAGGACAGGGAGTCTGGGGTATAGGGATGGGGGACGAGGGTGGGTTCTTTCCATCCTAGCCCATCTATGACTCCCAACACTGAACTGAGTCACTCTGGAAAAGCCCACAACTGGTGAATACTAGGCCTTATTCCCTTTTTTCCCCTATGCTAAATTCCACCTTCCCCTTGCCTTGCTTCTGCCCtgaccttctctctttttttttttttttttgggccgcgCCACGCGGCTTATGGGATTCTagttccagaccagggatcgaactcggggccccagcagtgaaagcaccgagtcctaacgactggaccgccagggaattcccggacCTTCTCTCCCTtattccccctcctcttcccagtTTTTCAACAACCTGCATCTCATCCCCATCAGTCCAATTGCAAACATCCAGCCCTTTGTTCTTGGTCATCTTCATTCGAATGGAGAAAGGAAGCCAGACATTCTTCAACTCCTCAATGGAGGGACACATCAGCATGCCCTCTGGACTCCCTAGTTCCTTCCTATCAGGACAGGAGAATTGGAAATTTGTTCTGAGGAGATCTGACCAgtgacaagagaagcccctgAGTAGTTCAATCCTTTGACCACTCTATAGACAATACCTACCAATCAGCCAAAGCAAACTCCTTATTCTTGGAGATTTCCCCACCATGCTTCTTTATTGCTATCTTGAAGGCAACCTgaacacaaaggagaaaatatccAATTCCTCAGGAACATTAATCATATATGGAAGTCAAAAGAGGGAAGAACTAAAAAGTACTCCTAAAGTCCTGTTTCCAGGCTCAGTCCTTACCTCAGCCTGAATTCTCCAGAAATCAGCTTCTTTCAAGCTGTTCACCTCACAATTGATGACAAGAATATCTGGGAGATGGCAGATGTTGCGGGTCTGAATCTGAGAGGATAAAACAAACAAGGAATGGCAGGCGGCCTACAGAGAGAGAAACCTGGACATGAACAGTTAAGCCTGGATCTGCATCCTCCAGTTGGAGTTCTTCCCACTCCCTATAGATCGCTGGATGGTGGTGCTGACCCAGCCAGTCCCAGATGAAACCATGGCCGAGTCCCCAACATGGCAGGACTCTAGTCCAGTGCAACAGCCCACTCACCGTGGGCTGGTACTTTTCACAGTTGTCACACCAGGCCTGTGTATTCTGCTCCAGGCAGATGCTTCGCTTCAGCACCTGAGCAAAGTCACAGTTCTTCCCGGTTTTATCTGAGGGGAAACTGGATGCTTCATTCCAGGTCCTCCCTGTACCCACTGTTAGCCCCCCAACACCCTCTCCTTGATGTTACAGGACATCTGGGGGAGCCTCCCCAACCCAGCTGCAGGGTATACCAGTGTTGCTACCCTCAGGGTAGGAGAGCGTGAAGAGCAGGGTGGATGAGGCTCGCACGGTCTCACTGCCACAGCGGCAGAGGCTGCAGTTTTCCATCTCACAGCTGAACAGCTGCCCAATGACAGAGTCTCCCGACGAGCAAAAGCTGCTAAGAATGGGAAGGGCAATATATGCACACTGAGGGAGTTAGGAGACCCTTTAAGTCACAGTGGGGCTTATCATGGGGGCTTTAACTATTCCTGTCCCAATTCCATACCTGCCTCCAGCACCTCGATAAGCCTGGGGTACTTCCAGCTCCTGCAAATCTTGATGCAGTTGAGTGAGAATGAAGCGATTCCACCTCTGAATGAGCCTGGCCAGATTGCCCTTGCCTGAAGCCTCATCCGAGTCAGCCAAAATCAGACCAAGGGCCGAGGCCTCAGGAATGGTGCGGAACGCCCGAAGAAAATTACTGCCCTGGAATCCAGGAAGTGTGTTGGTGGAAAagggttattttcatttttgtggcCATCTGCAGAGTGATGACCCTGCCTACTGtccacctcccttccccttttATTGTCCCAGGTCTCCAGGCACTGACCTGACAAGGGTCACCTCGGGAGAGGTCCAACATGTGGAAGAGGAAGCCCAGCTCACACGCTAGGCAGAACTCCTTCTGGCAAAGGTGGTTCTGGATTAGACAGCGAACAGGCTCCAGGAAATAGAGCACCTGGAGGGAAGAGCAGGAGATATGATGCAGACAACTGGTacagggaggaagagaaatcGGAAGGTTAAGAGATGGTGGAGAATACAGAGCTGGAGTCCACTGAAGAAGCAGAGCTCACAGAGGAGACCTGAAGGCTGAGGGGCAAGAAAGAATGGTAGAGGAGGTCTAAGTGGACTTGGCTGGGGAGACCTGGAAAAAGACGAGGGGTTGGGGGgcccacagagaaaaacaaaagcagtagCCATGTTCAAATCGCAGGAACACCCAGCCTTACCTGGATCATGCAGTTACAGTAGGCATTGGGGATGTGGGGCTCTAATCCAGCAAACAGCGTCTTATTGTAGTGTTTGAAGTCAAAGTCCTCCAGCCCTAGCTTGGAGTATTTGATGGTCACCTGAAGCAGAAACAGTCTGAGCAAGAGGAAGACACCCTCAGAATCCCCTAAATCTTTGCAGTAGCCATAACCTTCCCCCAAACCTCCCTCCTGAGTCCAGAGTGATAGGTGAAGGCTTCCTGAATGAGCCCTTCAATTCTTTCTCATGTGACCCCCTTCCCCGGGAACCTTTCCCCACATCCCAGAAGGCCCATTCCTTGGTATCCCCCAGCACCTTGCGGTATTTCTTAGAGACCATGTGGCGATGTGGCTCCTCTTCCCGCCCTATTGGTGACTCAGTGACCTGGCTGAAGCTGTCAAATTCACTGTCAGACTCCTTGAGTCGGTAAGGAATCtagggtttttaaaaagaggtagCCTCGTTGGATGTGTATAATCGTCTTTGGTTTCCCCCTACCTTTATTCCAACACTGAAGCTATCATCACCAAGTCCTGAACCTTCTAATTTCATGGGATTTTCAGCATCCACTGCTTCCTTTTCattcccactgccaccaccctacCTCATCACAGCTGGACAATGCCGATGGCTTCCACACTGGGCTCCCCCGCGTGCACTCTGTCCAGCATGCCGCCACCAGACTACCCCACCCAGAATGGCCCTTTCGGTGCATCACTTCTGCTATACACTGGTATGCAAGGCTTCACAACTGGCCCCTTTCCAAACTTCATCTCTCACTGTTTCCCAATACTAACAGCCACTCCAGCATAATCCCTGTCAGGCCTTCTGAGACTTCAGTAACACTGTTCTCTCATCTTGAAAGCCTCCCCTGTTACCATCTACTTGCCCGTCTTTCACCTTTCCAGCTCAACATCCACCTCTTTTAGTACTGCCCTCCCTGACCACTCTAGCCCAGAGTACAGTTTTCCCTCTAAACAGCTCTCGCACTGAATGCTTCTaacattcctttagcatttaatGATAGAACATAAATAATTTCTGCTATGCACAGGTCTTACCTTCACCAACCGAACACTAAACTTCTTAAGAGCAAGGGACCCTATCTTTTATGTCTCTGAACCCTAACACCTAGTATAGTACCTTCAATTCAGCAGGCTTCAAAAAACCTTTACTGACTGACTAAAAGCAAATAGTAatgagaagggacttccctggtggcacagtggttaagaatccgcctgccaatgcaggggacacgggttcgagccctggtccggaaagatcccacatgccgcggagcaactaagcctgtgtgccacaactactgagcctgcgctctagagcccgtgagccacaactattgagcccacatgccacaactactgaagcctgcactccgcaacaagaagccaccgcaatgagatgcccgcgcaccgcaacaaagagtagcccctgctcgctgcaactagaggaagcctgcgcacagcaacgaagacccaacgcagccaaaaataaataaataaataaaatttattttaaaaaaattaatgagaagtACCAAAGGAAAAAGACAGGAGAAACACCAatggcctggggtgggggctgaCCCTCTCCTCTCTGAACATACCTGATTGCGCAGCCTGGTGCGGGGGTTGGGTGCATAGCCAATGAAGCCCACCTTCTTCATGGTGCGCAGAATCTCTGCATCCACAGGGGGTGCTCGCCTATAATGTAGCATAGTTCTAGGGCTTGAAGGTTGTGGTGTCTGCCCATTCAGCCCCAATCCCCAagggaccagaaaaaaaaagaaaatactgagagTAGACAAAAATCAGGAAAGAAGTAGAATAATAACACGGCTTGCAGAGAATCCTGGTATCTTggccctttccccctccctccttttggcCCAGAGGTGAGGTACAACCTGGGAGCTGGAGCGGAGTTGGCAGCAGGCCAATCAGAGAGAAGCGTGTCAGTGGTGAGTGGGACAGGGATGAGGGAAAGAGGCAGCAGGTCCTGGCTCCAGTCCAGAGGAGGCAGTGAGTCCACGAGACAAGGCAAAGCAAACTCGGTCTCACGGGAGTAGGGGTTGAAGGAAGGCTCAGGGGAATCAGTCCAGAGATGCACACAGCCCTCAGAATCCCCAAAGGCGAGGGCCTGCTTGCTGGCTGACACGTCAAACGTCATTAGCAGAGGCCCCACAGGATTCACGTGAAAGATGTCTGCTGGATTGGCCAGCCCTGTGGGCTCACAAAACTGGCACTGCCCtaggagggagaaggaagcccACTAAGCCCTGGAAGATGAAAGGGAGCCATCCTTTTATGCCCTTCCTACCCTCTTCCCCTGGTATCAAGCAAAGATGGGCCCCAAATCCATTCCTAGAGATAAGAGAAAGTACCATCTGATGCCTTCCCATAAACCACAGGGAGGTTTGCTACCCAGCAAAGGACAGTTCTAAAGTTGTTTTGCCTGCTCTACCTATATTTTTTGCATATGTGTTCTTCACACTCGGAGAAAATAAAAGCTCTAATCTCTTACCAAACCTAGGTGAGACCCTGAGATCCCTCAGAAAGGTTACTTTTTCCCCAACAAAGAAATTCCAGGGAGCACACTTCTTCTCGTGCCTAGTTCCCCTTCACTCATTCACTCCTCCTACCCCATCCTACATCCCCTTCATACCTGACTGGGAGATGATAGCAAGACGAGAAGTATATGTAGGGATGAAGCGTAAGAAGGCAGGATCCACGTGAACTTGAAGTGGTGTGATGGCACGCATCATGCGTAGATCATACACCTTAAGGAAACGGTCACAGGCCAGGCCGGTGAGGCGGCTGGAGAAACCACAAGTGGCTAGCAAGTTGCCGTGCACATCAAAATCCGACAGACTCCCTGAGAAGGCATCAAACTCATGCTCCACCTTAAAAGTACGGAGGTCTCGCAGGGAAACCTGAAGAGAGAACTTGGTTATCTGCCAACGCTGCTATCAGGAAGAGGACCTGCCACCTACCCAACCTTGTGAGGCCCCTACCCAAAGAACTacggctctgggcttccctggtggcacagtggtagagagtccgcctgccgatgcaggggacgcaggttcgtgccccggtccgggaagatcccacatgctgcggagcggctgggcccgtgggccatggccactgagcctgtgcgtccggagcctgtgctccgcaacgggagaggccacagcagggagaggcctgcgtaccgcaaaataaaacaaaaacaaaacaaaaaaaaaaaaacaaaaccaaaccaaaacaaaaaaaactacggCTCTAGGATACAGGCAattaaagcataaaaaaaaagcaaaaacagacgcCAAGAGCCGGATGGGACCCCAAAGAGAGCTCTTGTTTACCCCTTTGCCTCTGAGATACCCATTTACAACAGAAAACATCAGGCTGAAAGATAATCTCATAGTATAACATGGCTAAGTAGGAACTCAATccactcctcccaccctccaactACAGCCCCAGAAATGAGGAAAAGGCAGAGCCCAATCACATATCTGGTGAAACAGGCCCCATGGTGGGAGGAAAAGTGGAACGTAGTCAGTCACCCTGCCAGATGTGTGGCCACAGAAGAAGAAGCGATTCGTCTGTCTCATAATAGTGACTCCAGGTGTCTCAACTGCATACTGTGGAGGGAAGCGGGAGAAACCAGTGAGAATGATTCTTCCCACAGACCAAAAGAACAGAAAGGTCGCACACATCACAGGCATTTCCAGCTTATACTCCCCCCAATAACCTCAGGCCCTGCTTGTACCTTCTGAGTCTCCTGGACAGTGTTAAGGTCAATCTCCAATATGTGGTTCTGCAGCCCACCAACGAGCAGAGTGCTGCTGTCAGTCAGCAGCAGACTGTGCATATCTTCACTCTCATCCAGCCTGTAAGAGAGGAAAAGCTAAGGGGCCAGGGTCTCAAAAGTTTCCAATTCTCTAGACTTCCCACTCTGTGAGGGACCCTCTTTCCCAGTCCAGAGGTGAGAAACTACTTACAGGTAATCAAATATAATAAGGCCTCCACGGGCCATATACTTCAGGTTGTTCTTGGTAAGAAAAAGGATGCCATTCTCCAGGCTTTGGATCTGCCGAATGTCATCACTGCCATTGACCTGAAATGATGAGTAGCGTTCCAAAGCTGGGCCGAAAAATGACGTGGCATGGCCCTGTAGTGGACAAAAAGATGAGAGACATCCTGAGTGGAAGGGCAAGGCCATCCCAGATACAAATCAGAGACTGGACATTGctcagtttttctccattcttgCCTGGCCTTTCTGGCTAGCAGTGACTAAGGAATAAGGCTGAGCACCAATCTTAGTGATAAAAACACTGATAATACTATCTTATGTTTGTTTAATGCTTTACAAAGTAGTTCTATAAACTCtacctcattttatcctcacaatgtCCTTGCTGAATAGGTAATGGCTCAGTTGGTTAGAACAGTGCTCAGAAGGTCAGGGACGTGGGTCCAATCCTCCAATGGCCAGCTGGCTTTCTTATGttccacagtcttttttttttgtttaataaatttatttatttaatttttgcctgctttgggtcttcgttgatgtgcgcgggctttctctagttgtggtgaacgggggctactcttcattgtggagcatgggcttctcactgcggtggcttctcttgttgcggagcatgggatcgAGGCTTAcgaacttcagtagttgcagcacgcaggctcagtagttgtggctcgtgggctctagagcgcaggctcagtagttgtggcgcacgggcttagttgctccgcagcatgtgggatcctcccggactagggctcaaacccatgtcccctgcattggcaggcggattcttaaccactgcgccaccagggaagtccccacagtcaaGTCATAATCTCTACCAGCCAACTGGGAAATGTGTACTGTGGGTCACAGGCTGGAATAGAGAGAATGTGAAACTCATGCCATCCTTGGCTCCTATGACATCATCCACTCCTGGTTTCTCTCCTGACTCTTAGCTCACTATCTTCTCCTTACGTGCAACCCTTATGACCACTCTTGAAACATGGCTATTCCCAGCCCACTATCTTCTCACTCTACTTTTCTTCCTAGATAATCTCACCTACTCTTAAGGTTTTAACCATTCATCTTAAAGTTGATGAATCCTACTTTTCTCCTCTAGCCCAGACCACTGCCTCAAGCTTCAGACTCATACATCCAAATACCTACTATATGTCTCTCTTTAGATATCCCATGAGAACCTCAAACTTGTTACATCCTAAATCAAATTcaccatcttgggcttccctggtggggcagtggttaagaatccacctgccaatgcaggggacatcggttcgagccctggtccgggaagatcgcacatgccgcagggcaactaagcccgtgtgacacaactactgagcctgcgctctagagcccacgagtgttgcaactactgaagcctgcgagcctagagcccgtgctccgcaacaagagaagccacagcagtgagaagcccgcacaccacaacgaagagtagcccccgctggcaacaactagagaaagcccgcacgcagcaacagagacccaacgcagccaaaaataaattaatttaaaaaaaattcaccatcTTTACCCCATTTCAATTCCTCTTAACTGTATTCCCTATGGTACCATGATCTACTCAGTGGAGTAAGTCACTGGTAGTTGacttaaatcttatttattttacttcctaaatatttctcaaatctgTTCTCATGGATAAATCTCTACAGGGCTTCATTCAGGCCTTCAATGTATTTTATGTGAATTACTACAACATACTGCACACTGAGTCCTGCCCCATTCCCCTTAAATCAAACTCTATACTGCTACCTCAGCACTCCACCTAAGATGCAAACCGGACCTTGTCTTTCTAGATAAAAACCTTCAGTGGACTGAAGAATCAGTTCAACTCTTTTAGCATAGCATATGAGGTTTTTTAGAATGTTCTCCCCCCAATATCTgcatggctccctccctcccttctaggGAGATTAGAATGGACATCCTGGCCTGCATCCAGGTCTCTACTCAAATGTGACTTTATCAGAGAGCCCTTCCCTTGACCAACTATGTAAAATAGCAACACCTCCCACCCTTCGATACCGCAACTCCCTTATTCCACTGTATTTTTCTTAAGGATTCTAAGCAACACCTGATATGTCACAAATATATTTGTGTTgccttttaaaatgcttattcCAAACTTAGACCCCAGAGCAAGGTCTGGCACCTTAAAGGTGCTCAAAACACACTGGCTGAAGAAATGTCTAACTCTTCAGCTTCATCGTCTAGTCCAGTAAACCCTACTTGCTTACAGTTCCTGCGCTCCGCAATCATCATGCTATATAATATCTTGGGAATCACTGTTTTACCCCGTTGCTTTTGCCAAGATagcatttcctcctcttcttcacctgactcctactcatccttcaagaatCAACGCAGGTGTCACTTCCTTCTGGAGATCCTCTAATCCTCTTCTATGC
This genomic interval carries:
- the PAN2 gene encoding PAN2-PAN3 deadenylation complex catalytic subunit PAN2 isoform X1; the encoded protein is MNFEVLDPGLAEYAPAMHSTLDPVLDAHLNPSLLQNVELDPEGVALEALPVQESVHIMEGVYSELHSVVAEVGVPVSVSHFDLHEEMLWVGSHGGHATSFFGPALERYSSFQVNGSDDIRQIQSLENGILFLTKNNLKYMARGGLIIFDYLLDESEDMHSLLLTDSSTLLVGGLQNHILEIDLNTVQETQKYAVETPGVTIMRQTNRFFFCGHTSGRVSLRDLRTFKVEHEFDAFSGSLSDFDVHGNLLATCGFSSRLTGLACDRFLKVYDLRMMRAITPLQVHVDPAFLRFIPTYTSRLAIISQSGQCQFCEPTGLANPADIFHVNPVGPLLMTFDVSASKQALAFGDSEGCVHLWTDSPEPSFNPYSRETEFALPCLVDSLPPLDWSQDLLPLSLIPVPLTTDTLLSDWPAANSAPAPRRAPPVDAEILRTMKKVGFIGYAPNPRTRLRNQIPYRLKESDSEFDSFSQVTESPIGREEEPHRHMVSKKYRKVTIKYSKLGLEDFDFKHYNKTLFAGLEPHIPNAYCNCMIQVLYFLEPVRCLIQNHLCQKEFCLACELGFLFHMLDLSRGDPCQGSNFLRAFRTIPEASALGLILADSDEASGKGNLARLIQRWNRFILTQLHQDLQELEVPQAYRGAGGSSFCSSGDSVIGQLFSCEMENCSLCRCGSETVRASSTLLFTLSYPEGSNTDKTGKNCDFAQVLKRSICLEQNTQAWCDNCEKYQPTIQTRNICHLPDILVINCEVNSLKEADFWRIQAEVAFKIAIKKHGGEISKNKEFALADWKELGSPEGMLMCPSIEELKNVWLPFSIRMKMTKNKGLDVCNWTDGDEMQWGPARAEEEHGVYVYDLMATVVHILDSRTGGSLVAHIKVGETYHQRKEGVTHQQWYLFNDFLIEPIDKHEAVQFDMNWKVPAILYYIKRNLNSKYNLNIKNPIEASVLLAEASLARKQRKTHTTFIPLMLNEMPQVGDLVGLDAEFVTLNEEEAELRSDGTKSTIKPSQMSVARITCVRGQGPNEGIPFIDDYISTQEQVVDYLTQYSGIKPGDLDAKISSKHLTTLKSTYLKLRFLIDIGVKFVGHGLQKDFRVINLMVPKDQVLDTVYLFHMPRKRMISLRFLAWYFLDLKIQGETHDSIEDARTALQLYRKYLELSKNGTEPESFHKVLKGLYEKGRKMDWKVPEPEGQTSPKNAAVFSSVLAL
- the PAN2 gene encoding PAN2-PAN3 deadenylation complex catalytic subunit PAN2 isoform X7 yields the protein MARGGLIIFDYLLDESEDMHSLLLTDSSTLLVGGLQNHILEIDLNTVQETQKYAVETPGVTIMRQTNRFFFCGHTSGRVSLRDLRTFKVEHEFDAFSGSLSDFDVHGNLLATCGFSSRLTGLACDRFLKVYDLRMMRAITPLQVHVDPAFLRFIPTYTSRLAIISQSGQCQFCEPTGLANPADIFHVNPVGPLLMTFDVSASKQALAFGDSEGCVHLWTDSPEPSFNPYSRETEFALPCLVDSLPPLDWSQDLLPLSLIPVPLTTDTLLSDWPAANSAPAPRRAPPVDAEILRTMKKVGFIGYAPNPRTRLRNQIPYRLKESDSEFDSFSQVTESPIGREEEPHRHMVSKKYRKVTIKYSKLGLEDFDFKHYNKTLFAGLEPHIPNAYCNCMIQVLYFLEPVRCLIQNHLCQKEFCLACELGFLFHMLDLSRGDPCQGSNFLRAFRTIPEASALGLILADSDEASGKGNLARLIQRWNRFILTQLHQDLQELEVPQAYRGAGGSSFCSSGDSVIGQLFSCEMENCSLCRCGSETVRASSTLLFTLSYPEGSNTDKTGKNCDFAQVLKRSICLEQNTQAWCDNCEKYQPTIQTRNICHLPDILVINCEVNSLKEADFWRIQAEVAFKIAIKKHGGEISKNKEFALADWKELGSPEGMLMCPSIEELKNVWLPFSIRMKMTKNKGLDVCNWTDGDEMQWGPARAEEEHGVYVYDLMATVVHILDSRTGGSLVAHIKVGETYHQRKEGVTHQQWYLFNDFLIEPIDKHEAVQFDMNWKVPAILYYIKRNLNSKYNLNIKNPIEASVLLAEASLARKQRKTHTTFIPLMLNEMPQVGDLVGLDAEFVTLNEEEAELRSDGTKSTIKPSQMSVARITCVRGQGPNEGIPFIDDYISTQEQVVDYLTQYSGIKPGDLDAKISSKHLTTLKSTYLKLRFLIDIGVKFVGHGLQKDFRVINLMVPKDQVLDTVYLFHMPRKRMISLRFLAWYFLDLKIQGETHDSIEDARTALQLYRKYLELSKNGTEPESFHKVLKGLYEKGRKMDWKVPEPEGQTSPKNAAVFSSVLAL